From Mucilaginibacter rubeus, a single genomic window includes:
- a CDS encoding DUF4142 domain-containing protein produces the protein MKKLIIILLASANIVISGCNSNKDSKEKADSTNTHQDSIHNKQTGTGDWAISAPDAKFAVEAANGGMAEVELGKLAQEKGTSKAVKDFGKMMIDDHSKANLELKELAKSKRIVLQDSVGKEEAELKSKLASIPANEFDKAYINAMVDDHRKDIATFENARHKVKYPEMKVLIDKALPMLKMHLATIEKIKMQTPD, from the coding sequence ATGAAAAAGCTAATTATTATATTATTAGCATCTGCAAATATTGTGATTAGCGGATGCAATTCGAACAAAGACAGTAAAGAAAAAGCTGATAGTACAAATACTCATCAAGACTCGATCCATAACAAACAAACAGGCACGGGCGACTGGGCGATAAGTGCTCCCGACGCCAAATTTGCGGTAGAAGCGGCAAACGGAGGGATGGCCGAAGTTGAATTGGGCAAACTTGCGCAGGAAAAAGGCACTTCTAAAGCAGTAAAGGATTTTGGAAAGATGATGATCGATGATCATTCAAAGGCCAATTTGGAATTAAAAGAACTGGCTAAAAGCAAACGTATCGTCTTACAGGACTCCGTTGGCAAAGAAGAAGCCGAACTAAAATCTAAGCTTGCCTCGATACCCGCTAATGAATTTGACAAAGCCTATATTAATGCAATGGTGGATGATCATAGAAAGGATATCGCTACCTTTGAAAACGCACGTCATAAGGTAAAATATCCGGAAATGAAGGTGCTTATAGATAAGGCCTTACCAATGCTGAAGATGCACCTGGCTACTATCGAGAAAATAAAAATGCAAACCCCCGACTAA
- a CDS encoding PleD family two-component system response regulator, protein MKKRIVVVDDDDDILQIIRYILEEKGYLVDAVTDILSFNKLGNVKPDLILLDDWLSDGYGHLLCRALKQNRQTKTIPVVLISAKNDIECIAEKSHADDYIPKPFDLDFFMDKVQSWLSPHQNALRPD, encoded by the coding sequence ATGAAAAAGAGAATTGTTGTAGTCGACGACGATGACGATATCCTTCAAATAATACGCTATATACTGGAAGAAAAAGGCTACTTGGTTGATGCAGTCACCGATATACTTTCATTTAATAAATTAGGCAACGTCAAGCCTGACTTGATCCTGCTTGACGACTGGCTTAGCGATGGATATGGGCACCTGCTTTGCAGGGCATTAAAGCAGAACCGTCAGACTAAAACAATCCCGGTGGTACTGATTTCTGCAAAAAATGACATCGAATGCATTGCTGAAAAAAGCCATGCAGATGATTATATCCCTAAACCGTTCGATCTCGACTTCTTTATGGATAAAGTCCAGTCTTGGCTATCACCACATCAAAACGCCCTACGGCCTGACTAA